The following are from one region of the Salvia hispanica cultivar TCC Black 2014 chromosome 1, UniMelb_Shisp_WGS_1.0, whole genome shotgun sequence genome:
- the LOC125206971 gene encoding E3 ubiquitin-protein ligase CCNB1IP1 homolog isoform X4, producing MRAGGNWKGEQSPQHVVTSCTSLITFEGTEDAGRILSNDGSCPVCDQVLSRSHMKPVDINPNDEWINMAMMGLSPQISLKCVYKSFMFHIGQKELEMQAKMNKLAAQYRQKCELMKEALTQKMEETIGAYQKMRKRCQILEQENENLTKDKVELQEKFSEKCRQKRKLDDMYDQARNEIESMKRSAIQPANNFFNRPEANMFSEPDRRDSMRTGPRDDMWPARHNNSNSTFDMSGGSPAKQSAGLAETGSRVPSSHPSFGVGAGQRPANPSMTLRNLILSPIKRPQLSRSRPHVFM from the exons atgcGTGCTGGCGGGAATTGGAAGGGCGAGCAGTCGCCACAACATGTGGTCACATCATGT ACTTCCTTAATAACTTTTGAAGGCACGGAAGATGCTGGTAGGATTCTCAGTAATGATGGTTCGTGTCCTGTTTGTGATCAAGTGCTCTCTAGAAG TCATATGAAGCCAGTGGACATCAATCCAAATGACGAATGGATCAAT ATGGCCATGATGGGATTATCTCCTCAAATAT CATTGAAGTGTGTATACAAAAGTTTCATGTTTCATATTGGGCAAAAAGAATTGGAGATGCAAGCCAAGATGAATAAATTAGCAGCTCAGTATCGGCAGAAATGTGAATTGATGAAAGAGGCACTTACACAGAAAATGGAGGAGACAATTGGCGCGTACCAGAAAATGCGTAAGAGGTGCCAGATATTGGAGCAAGAGAATGAGAATCTGACTAAGGATAAAGTGGAACTGCAAGAAAAGTTTTCAGAAAAGTGCAG GCAAAAAAGGAAACTCGATGATATGTACGATCAAGCAAGAAATGAAATCGAGTCAATGAAACGTTCAGCAATTCAGCCGGcaaataatttcttcaatAGGCCAGAAGCTAACATGTTCTCAGAACCAGACAGAAGAGACTCTATGAGGACCG GGCCAAGAGATGACATGTGGCCGGCACGACACAACAATTCTAACTCCACATTTGACATGTCTGGTGGCTCACCTGCCAAACAATCGGCCGGTCTTGCTGAAACTGGTAGTCGAGTGCCAAGTTCCCATCCTTCTTTTGGCGTTGGAGCTGGACAGCGCCCAGCAAATCCTTCAATGACTCTGAGGAATCTTATCCTTTCACCTATAAAGCGGCCTCAACTCTCGCGTAGTCGACCTCATGTGTTCAT GTGA
- the LOC125206971 gene encoding E3 ubiquitin-protein ligase CCNB1IP1 homolog isoform X3 has protein sequence MRAGGNWKGEQSPQHVTSLITFEGTEDAGRILSNDGSCPVCDQVLSRSHMKPVDINPNDEWINMAMMGLSPQISLKCVYKSFMFHIGQKELEMQAKMNKLAAQYRQKCELMKEALTQKMEETIGAYQKMRKRCQILEQENENLTKDKVELQEKFSEKCRQKRKLDDMYDQARNEIESMKRSAIQPANNFFNRPEANMFSEPDRRDSMRTDWSVLTPDTPGPRDDMWPARHNNSNSTFDMSGGSPAKQSAGLAETGSRVPSSHPSFGVGAGQRPANPSMTLRNLILSPIKRPQLSRSRPHVFM, from the exons atgcGTGCTGGCGGGAATTGGAAGGGCGAGCAGTCGCCACAACATGTG ACTTCCTTAATAACTTTTGAAGGCACGGAAGATGCTGGTAGGATTCTCAGTAATGATGGTTCGTGTCCTGTTTGTGATCAAGTGCTCTCTAGAAG TCATATGAAGCCAGTGGACATCAATCCAAATGACGAATGGATCAAT ATGGCCATGATGGGATTATCTCCTCAAATAT CATTGAAGTGTGTATACAAAAGTTTCATGTTTCATATTGGGCAAAAAGAATTGGAGATGCAAGCCAAGATGAATAAATTAGCAGCTCAGTATCGGCAGAAATGTGAATTGATGAAAGAGGCACTTACACAGAAAATGGAGGAGACAATTGGCGCGTACCAGAAAATGCGTAAGAGGTGCCAGATATTGGAGCAAGAGAATGAGAATCTGACTAAGGATAAAGTGGAACTGCAAGAAAAGTTTTCAGAAAAGTGCAG GCAAAAAAGGAAACTCGATGATATGTACGATCAAGCAAGAAATGAAATCGAGTCAATGAAACGTTCAGCAATTCAGCCGGcaaataatttcttcaatAGGCCAGAAGCTAACATGTTCTCAGAACCAGACAGAAGAGACTCTATGAGGACCG ATTGGTCGGTTCTCACTCCTGACACTCCAGGGCCAAGAGATGACATGTGGCCGGCACGACACAACAATTCTAACTCCACATTTGACATGTCTGGTGGCTCACCTGCCAAACAATCGGCCGGTCTTGCTGAAACTGGTAGTCGAGTGCCAAGTTCCCATCCTTCTTTTGGCGTTGGAGCTGGACAGCGCCCAGCAAATCCTTCAATGACTCTGAGGAATCTTATCCTTTCACCTATAAAGCGGCCTCAACTCTCGCGTAGTCGACCTCATGTGTTCAT GTGA
- the LOC125206971 gene encoding E3 ubiquitin-protein ligase CCNB1IP1 homolog isoform X5 has protein sequence MRCNACWRELEGRAVATTCGHIMCTEDAGRILSNDGSCPVCDQVLSRSHMKPVDINPNDEWINMAMMGLSPQISLKCVYKSFMFHIGQKELEMQAKMNKLAAQYRQKCELMKEALTQKMEETIGAYQKMRKRCQILEQENENLTKDKVELQEKFSEKCRQKRKLDDMYDQARNEIESMKRSAIQPANNFFNRPEANMFSEPDRRDSMRTGPRDDMWPARHNNSNSTFDMSGGSPAKQSAGLAETGSRVPSSHPSFGVGAGQRPANPSMTLRNLILSPIKRPQLSRSRPHVFM, from the exons atgagatgcaatgcGTGCTGGCGGGAATTGGAAGGGCGAGCAGTCGCCACAACATGTGGTCACATCATGT GCACGGAAGATGCTGGTAGGATTCTCAGTAATGATGGTTCGTGTCCTGTTTGTGATCAAGTGCTCTCTAGAAG TCATATGAAGCCAGTGGACATCAATCCAAATGACGAATGGATCAAT ATGGCCATGATGGGATTATCTCCTCAAATAT CATTGAAGTGTGTATACAAAAGTTTCATGTTTCATATTGGGCAAAAAGAATTGGAGATGCAAGCCAAGATGAATAAATTAGCAGCTCAGTATCGGCAGAAATGTGAATTGATGAAAGAGGCACTTACACAGAAAATGGAGGAGACAATTGGCGCGTACCAGAAAATGCGTAAGAGGTGCCAGATATTGGAGCAAGAGAATGAGAATCTGACTAAGGATAAAGTGGAACTGCAAGAAAAGTTTTCAGAAAAGTGCAG GCAAAAAAGGAAACTCGATGATATGTACGATCAAGCAAGAAATGAAATCGAGTCAATGAAACGTTCAGCAATTCAGCCGGcaaataatttcttcaatAGGCCAGAAGCTAACATGTTCTCAGAACCAGACAGAAGAGACTCTATGAGGACCG GGCCAAGAGATGACATGTGGCCGGCACGACACAACAATTCTAACTCCACATTTGACATGTCTGGTGGCTCACCTGCCAAACAATCGGCCGGTCTTGCTGAAACTGGTAGTCGAGTGCCAAGTTCCCATCCTTCTTTTGGCGTTGGAGCTGGACAGCGCCCAGCAAATCCTTCAATGACTCTGAGGAATCTTATCCTTTCACCTATAAAGCGGCCTCAACTCTCGCGTAGTCGACCTCATGTGTTCAT GTGA
- the LOC125206971 gene encoding E3 ubiquitin-protein ligase CCNB1IP1 homolog isoform X1 — protein MRAGGNWKGEQSPQHVVTSCTSLITFEGTEDAGRILSNDGSCPVCDQVLSRSHMKPVDINPNDEWINMAMMGLSPQISLKCVYKSFMFHIGQKELEMQAKMNKLAAQYRQKCELMKEALTQKMEETIGAYQKMRKRCQILEQENENLTKDKVELQEKFSEKCRQKRKLDDMYDQARNEIESMKRSAIQPANNFFNRPEANMFSEPDRRDSMRTDWSVLTPDTPGPRDDMWPARHNNSNSTFDMSGGSPAKQSAGLAETGSRVPSSHPSFGVGAGQRPANPSMTLRNLILSPIKRPQLSRSRPHVFM, from the exons atgcGTGCTGGCGGGAATTGGAAGGGCGAGCAGTCGCCACAACATGTGGTCACATCATGT ACTTCCTTAATAACTTTTGAAGGCACGGAAGATGCTGGTAGGATTCTCAGTAATGATGGTTCGTGTCCTGTTTGTGATCAAGTGCTCTCTAGAAG TCATATGAAGCCAGTGGACATCAATCCAAATGACGAATGGATCAAT ATGGCCATGATGGGATTATCTCCTCAAATAT CATTGAAGTGTGTATACAAAAGTTTCATGTTTCATATTGGGCAAAAAGAATTGGAGATGCAAGCCAAGATGAATAAATTAGCAGCTCAGTATCGGCAGAAATGTGAATTGATGAAAGAGGCACTTACACAGAAAATGGAGGAGACAATTGGCGCGTACCAGAAAATGCGTAAGAGGTGCCAGATATTGGAGCAAGAGAATGAGAATCTGACTAAGGATAAAGTGGAACTGCAAGAAAAGTTTTCAGAAAAGTGCAG GCAAAAAAGGAAACTCGATGATATGTACGATCAAGCAAGAAATGAAATCGAGTCAATGAAACGTTCAGCAATTCAGCCGGcaaataatttcttcaatAGGCCAGAAGCTAACATGTTCTCAGAACCAGACAGAAGAGACTCTATGAGGACCG ATTGGTCGGTTCTCACTCCTGACACTCCAGGGCCAAGAGATGACATGTGGCCGGCACGACACAACAATTCTAACTCCACATTTGACATGTCTGGTGGCTCACCTGCCAAACAATCGGCCGGTCTTGCTGAAACTGGTAGTCGAGTGCCAAGTTCCCATCCTTCTTTTGGCGTTGGAGCTGGACAGCGCCCAGCAAATCCTTCAATGACTCTGAGGAATCTTATCCTTTCACCTATAAAGCGGCCTCAACTCTCGCGTAGTCGACCTCATGTGTTCAT GTGA
- the LOC125202636 gene encoding trifunctional UDP-glucose 4,6-dehydratase/UDP-4-keto-6-deoxy-D-glucose 3,5-epimerase/UDP-4-keto-L-rhamnose-reductase RHM1-like, which translates to MSAFTPKNILITGAAGFIASHVANRLVRNYPEYKIVVLDKLDYCSNLKNLYPSNSSPNFKFVKGDIGSADLVNYLLITENIDTIMHFAAQTHVDNSFGNSFEFTKNNIYGTHVLLEACKVTGSQIRRFIHVSTDEVYGETDEDAVVGNHEASQLLPTNPYSATKAGAEMLVMAYGRSYGLPVITTRGNNVYGPNQFPEKLIPKFILLALRGQPLPIHGDGSNVRSYLYCEDVAEAFEVVLHKGEVGHVYNIGTKRERRVIDVAQDICKLFNKDAKCIQFVENRPFNDQRYFLDDEKLKNLGWAERTAWEDGLRKTMEWYISNPDWWGDVSGALIPHPRMLMMPGGTDRASDNASQAKTLVPADKNSSSLQKPAFKFLIYGRTGWIGGLLGELCEKQGIPYEYGKGRLQDRASLLADIATVKPTHVFNAAGLTGRPNVDWCESHKVETIRTNVVGTLTLADVCREQGLLVVNYATGCIFEYDAAHPEGSGIGFKEDDTPNFAGSYYSKTKAMVEDLLKEFDNVCTLRVRMPISSDLENPRNFIIKISRYNKVVNIPNSMTVLDELLPISIEMAKRNLRGVWNFTNPGVVSHNECLELYKKYINPEFKWSNFTLEEQAKVIVAARSNNEMDASKLKEEFPELRSIKESLIKYVFEPNKKTSAA; encoded by the exons ATGTCGGCATTTACTCCCAAAAATATCCTGATTACTGGGGCTGCCGGATTCATTGCATCGCACGTTGCGAATAGGCTAGTTCGAAACTATCCTGAATACAAGATTGTTGTGCTTGACAAGCTTGATTACTGCTCCAATCTGAAGAATCTATACCCTTCCAACTCCTCTCCCAACTTCAAGTTTGTTAAGGGAGACATCGGTAGTGCTGACCTCGTGAACTACCTTCTCATCACTGAGAACATCGACACGATTATGCACTTTGCTGCTCAGACTCATGTTGACAATTCATTCGGCAACAGCTTTGAGTTCACCAAGAACAACATCTATGGCACTCATGTCCTTCTGGAGGCCTGCAAGGTTACTGGGAGTCAGATCAGGAGGTTTATCCATGTCAGCACTGACGAGGTGTATGGGGAGACGGATGAGGATGCTGTTGTTGGCAACCATGAGGCGTCGCAGCTGCTTCCCACGAACCCTTACTCAGCAACCAAGGCAGGGGCGGAGATGCTTGTCATGGCGTATGGTAGGTCTTATGGATTGCCTGTGATCACAACTCGTGGGAACAATGTTTATGGCCCGAATCAGTTCCCTGAGAAGTTGATTCCCAAGTTTATCCTCTTGGCCTTGAGGGGGCAGCCTCTGCCTATCCATGGCGATGGCTCTAATGTGCGGAGTTATCTCTACTGTGAGGATGTTGCGGAGGCGTTTGAAGTGGTTCTCCACAAGGGAGAAGTTGGCCATGTGTACAACATTGGGACGAAGAGGGAGAGAAGAGTCATCGATGTTGCTCAAGATATATGCAAGCTGTTTAACAAGGATGCCAAGTGCATTCAGTTTGTGGAGAACAGGCCATTCAATGATCAGAGGTATTTCCTTGACGACGAGAAGCTGAAGAATTTGGGGTGGGCTGAGAGGACTGCTTGGGAAGATGGGTTGAGGAAGACGATGGAGTGGTACATCAGCAACCCGGACTGGTGGGGTGATGTCTCTGGTGCTCTGATACCTCATCCTAGAATGTTGATGATGCCCGGTGGCACGGATAGGGCATCTGATAACGCTAGCCAGGCCAAGACGTTGGTCCCGGCTGACAAAAACAGCTCCTCCCTTCAGAAACCAGCCTTCAAGTTCTTGATCTATGGCAGGACAGGGTGGATTGGTGGCTTGCTCGGTGAGCTCTGTGAGAAACAAGGGATCCCTTACGAATATGGAAAGGGGCGTTTGCAGGATCGTGCATCACTTTTGGCGGATATTGCCACTGTTAAGCCTACTCATGTCTTCAATGCTGCTGGTCTCACGGGTAGACCCAACGTTGACTGGTGCGAGTCTCACAAGGTGGAGACAATCCGTACCAACGTCGTTGGCACATTGACTCTTGCAGATGTCTGCAGAGAGCAAGGTCTTCTAGTGGTGAACTATGCGACTGGCTGTATATTCGAGTACGATGCTGCACACCCCGAGGGATCTGGGATCGGTTTCAAGGAGGATGACACCCCCAATTTTGCCGGCTCGTACTATTCCAAGACCAAGGCCATG GTGGAGGATCTCTTGAAAGAGTTTGACAACGTGTGCACGCTAAGAGTCAGGATGCCAATATCCTCTGACCTTGAGAACCCGCGCAACTTCATCATAAAGATCTCCCGGTACAACAAGGTGGTGAACATCCCCAACAGCATGACAGTCTTGGACGAGCTTCTCCCAATCTCGATCGAGATGGCCAAGCGAAACCTCAGGGGAGTGTGGAACTTCACTAACCCTGGCGTCGTCAGCCACAACGAGTGCCTGGAGCTGTACAAGAAGTACATCAACCCGGAGTTCAAGTGGAGCAACTTCACGCTCGAGGAGCAAGCCAAGGTGATCGTTGCTGCCAGGAGCAACAATGAGATGGACGCTTCCAAGTTGAAGGAGGAGTTCCCGGAGCTGCGATCCATCAAGGAGTCGTTGATCAAGTACGTTTTCGAGCCCAACAAGAAGACCTCTGCTGCTTGA
- the LOC125206960 gene encoding NADH kinase-like → MVRKRLLLLLKPSYDLSLHTAATVTTASSNRDKVLKYLHNRTLSHKNTVNFCQKVLSKKSVEWVTALRSEISEPIRDVDLVIAIGGDGTLLHASHLVDDSIPVLGVNSDPTQPKEVAEFIEEFDATRSTGYLCASTASNFEEVVDDILENRVEPSELSRMAIAINSKPIPTYALNDILLAHPCPATVSRFSFRIKKDGEPSPLLHSRSSGIRVSTGAGSTAAMHSAGGFTMPIFSRELQYLVREPIAAGSNLTHGFVKSNETMDISWFCREGKLYVDGSNVFHSVELGDTIEMSSRAPQLKMYLSPEIISRNK, encoded by the exons atggtgCGGAAGAgactgctgctgctgttgaAGCCATCTTATGATCTATCGCTTCACACCGCCGCCACCGTTACCACCGCCTCCTCCAATCGCGACAAG GTGTTGAAATACTTGCATAACAGGACTTTGTCTCACAAAAACACGGTCAACTTCTGCCAGAAAGTTTTGAGTAAAAAATCCGTTGAATGGGTAACTGCTCTCCGTAGTGAGATTTCTGAGCCTATCCGTGATGTTGATCTGGTCATTGCAATTGGAGGTGACGGCACACTACTACATGCAAGCCATTTGGTGGATGATTCGATCCCGGTCCTTGGAGTAAATTCTGATCCCACTCAACCAAAAGAA GTAGCAGAATTCATTGAAGAATTTGATGCAACAAGGAGCACTGGATATCTTTGTGCTTCCACTGCCAGCAACTTTGAAGAG gtGGTAGACGACATCCTTGAGAATCGTGTTGAACCATCTGAACTATCACGGATGGCCATTGCTATCAACTCAAAGCCTATTCCAACCTATGCTCTCAATGATATTCTACTCGCACATCCATGTCCTGCAACAGTTTCTCGATTCTCATTCAG GATCAAGAAAGATGGGGAGCCCTCCCCTCTACTTCACTCGAGATCAAGTGGCATCAGAGTGTCGACAGGCGCTGGATCAACGGCTGCAATGCACTCGGCTGGTGGATTCACAATGCCCATCTTCTCCAGGGAGCTGCAGTACTTGGTGAGGGAGCCCATTGCTGCAGGTTCAAACTTAACACACGGGTTTGTAAAATCGAACGAGACGATGGATATCTCCTGGTTCTGTAGAGAAGGGAAGCTGTATGTTGATGGTTCGAATGTGTTCCATTCTGTAGAGCTAGGGGATACGATAGAAATGTCTTCTAGGGCTCCGCAGTTGAAAATGTATCTGTCACCCGAAATTATTTCACGTAACAAGTGA
- the LOC125206971 gene encoding E3 ubiquitin-protein ligase CCNB1IP1 homolog isoform X2, which yields MRCNACWRELEGRAVATTCGHIMCTEDAGRILSNDGSCPVCDQVLSRSHMKPVDINPNDEWINMAMMGLSPQISLKCVYKSFMFHIGQKELEMQAKMNKLAAQYRQKCELMKEALTQKMEETIGAYQKMRKRCQILEQENENLTKDKVELQEKFSEKCRQKRKLDDMYDQARNEIESMKRSAIQPANNFFNRPEANMFSEPDRRDSMRTDWSVLTPDTPGPRDDMWPARHNNSNSTFDMSGGSPAKQSAGLAETGSRVPSSHPSFGVGAGQRPANPSMTLRNLILSPIKRPQLSRSRPHVFM from the exons atgagatgcaatgcGTGCTGGCGGGAATTGGAAGGGCGAGCAGTCGCCACAACATGTGGTCACATCATGT GCACGGAAGATGCTGGTAGGATTCTCAGTAATGATGGTTCGTGTCCTGTTTGTGATCAAGTGCTCTCTAGAAG TCATATGAAGCCAGTGGACATCAATCCAAATGACGAATGGATCAAT ATGGCCATGATGGGATTATCTCCTCAAATAT CATTGAAGTGTGTATACAAAAGTTTCATGTTTCATATTGGGCAAAAAGAATTGGAGATGCAAGCCAAGATGAATAAATTAGCAGCTCAGTATCGGCAGAAATGTGAATTGATGAAAGAGGCACTTACACAGAAAATGGAGGAGACAATTGGCGCGTACCAGAAAATGCGTAAGAGGTGCCAGATATTGGAGCAAGAGAATGAGAATCTGACTAAGGATAAAGTGGAACTGCAAGAAAAGTTTTCAGAAAAGTGCAG GCAAAAAAGGAAACTCGATGATATGTACGATCAAGCAAGAAATGAAATCGAGTCAATGAAACGTTCAGCAATTCAGCCGGcaaataatttcttcaatAGGCCAGAAGCTAACATGTTCTCAGAACCAGACAGAAGAGACTCTATGAGGACCG ATTGGTCGGTTCTCACTCCTGACACTCCAGGGCCAAGAGATGACATGTGGCCGGCACGACACAACAATTCTAACTCCACATTTGACATGTCTGGTGGCTCACCTGCCAAACAATCGGCCGGTCTTGCTGAAACTGGTAGTCGAGTGCCAAGTTCCCATCCTTCTTTTGGCGTTGGAGCTGGACAGCGCCCAGCAAATCCTTCAATGACTCTGAGGAATCTTATCCTTTCACCTATAAAGCGGCCTCAACTCTCGCGTAGTCGACCTCATGTGTTCAT GTGA